Genomic segment of Cydia fagiglandana chromosome 16, ilCydFagi1.1, whole genome shotgun sequence:
AGGCATACGTCAAGGTGCAAGACGTCGGATACGTCATTACCAAACTTAAATATAgctgggcgggacatgttgccaggcagagtgacggcaggtgggccaaaatgttaacggaatggtggccgcttacagacgaaaggagtgcctggcgtccgttggctcttTGGGTGAACGACATTCGGAAGATTGCGGTCGCTTCTGGATGAGGTTGACTCGGGAcagggataagtggcgtactcaaagagaggcctatgctcaccagtatgatgatgatgatgatggtgatgatgacgatgatcatgatgatgatgatgatgacgatatGTGCATGTTTACCTAATCCGTAACatagttacctacctaattcaCTTAACTAACCTAGGAATGAGGTCAACACGACAAATATATTCACACATCGAAATACGTGAGTCATACATACATTCAAATTACCCTTGATTTGTTCTGTATCAAAATAAACAACTTTAACGGTGTAACGTCATTGGTGACGTGATATTTGTTATTGTATGTGTGTTGTCTTTAGATCCAAAATAAAACGATACCAGACATACTCAATTAAATTTGTCTTGCCTATGGAAGTTCTATATTAGGTTTATCTTATGTTAGCTTTGGTCATACGAACGCGGATCCGCCGTGTGAGTGAGACAGCACTATGAACATAGCGATGTCCCGTTTACCCACCGCCGCGGAACGCGTATCCGCGTCTGTGTCACTGAATACATTGGCATAGTAATATTTGACAAACAGTCTATTTAATCATAGACTCACCCAATTTCTATTCTCTCAGCAATGGGCAATTTAATCATAGACTCACCCAATTTCCATTCTCTCGGCAATGGGCAAGGTTTCATGTTCAGGTTCTTCGCTCCAATCATGCAGTTCCAATCGAGCCTCCAACCACGTTTCCGGACCGATCACCGGGCCCTCATAATTTACCGGAGTGCTCTCCCCGaccaaaccttggttttcaccAGGCTTCAGTCCTACGTCTCCGTACGCAAATCGAGGTGCTATTTGAAGAAGGCACTCTTCCCCTTTGTACATAAGTGTGAGTGCTAAGTCCAATCCTTGTAGGATCTAGAAAGATGGAATCTAATTAGCATACATTTTCTAATAAGATGCAATGTTCCTTCATCCTTTATATAATCTGCTTACATAATGTTTACTGGGGCACCTGACATTGTGTAATGGTGCAAAAGTACAAATTTGGTAAAAAAATCTTGAAACATTTAAAcagtataagtattttttattttgttgttatttttttcCTCAGGTTTTGATAAAATGTAGTGGATAGATATAGTTGCCTATTCTGTTCTGTACAAAAAAAGAGCAATTTCTCTGAATATCCTAAAAAAATCTTTCTCTTAGTTATGGAAACATATGGTTTTTACCCAAatctaacaaaaaaaatcattttttttttattgttttgaacATTTAGCAAAatgttcaataaaataaaatattatttcatttatatacaTGATATTCTAAATTAAGACTAATTCTAATTACTAATGCCAACAGCATCTAGACAGTAAGGCTACATGTCCAGATATTATCAAAATGTCAGATAAGGATAAGATAATAGTTATTGTTAGAAAGTAAAATTATTACTCTATTGCTTTTtgttatcactacaccttataaaacaaagtcccccaccgcatctgtctgtatgttcatgataaactcaaaaactactgaacagattttcatgcaACTTTCACCTATCAAGAGTGATTGTTGAGGAAGGTTGAGTTGTTTatgatttgttaaggttttgcgTAATCCATGCAAAGACAGGGCAGGTCGCTAGCTCGCTAGTAGTAAATAATTTGAAACATATTGTACTTTCTAAGTAGCACAAACATGTGGTATAAGTAGGTTTTTTTTATGGTTATTACCTCATTATCTCCCAGATAAATTTTAACATGATCCCTCTTCTCAAAAATGTCTCCACTGCCGCCTCGGATCTTGAGCTCATAGCTTATCCGACATATATCACTTCTGTGTGGTCTTAGGCCTTCTGATTCATCTCCAGGCTTTAAAATCTACAATAAACAGACCAGTTATTAATTGACAAGGTGAACATCATGGTCCatagaatatttatttactaatccAGCAAGTCAAGGACCACCTACacaatacataaatttaatgttaataaattcAAACGAAATGACATTTCTAACCTTTTTAAGTAGGGCACCTGATCCGAGCACATCCTGCCACTCGTCAGTTTTGTTCTCTATGGGTTTCTCGGTCTCCGCTGCTGCGGCCTCGGCTAGTTTCGCCTCCTCTATCTCATGAGCTGTTGCCAGATCCTCAAAGGAACTGCTCTCCGACTGGTTCACCAAGGCATTATCTTCTTCGCTCATCTTAAAAACAATCACAATCTACGCACTTCTTCGCATACGTAAGTGTTTATCAATAGAAATCAACAGTCACGATTAACATGTCATGTTTTATGATTCAATTCGGtgaaaaaacatttaataaacaCTCACCTTTTAATTAACACtataatttgaataaacaaAATGATGTGCTCTAATGAAAATATGACAAATCAACTTTTTTGGATTCTTTTCTCaacttttttttatgaatgaaatCTGCGAATTTGAAGTGAATGATATGATAGTATAgatcaaagagtaaagtaagtataataggtaAAGAGAGCCCTCTTGAAGCATTTTATGGAAACTCATTTGAAAGCGCCATCTCTGATTCTCCCCGGAAACTAAGTATGTATGTGTGCGTGTACAACTACATATGCATCCATACGTGTACTTTTGTcccacataatattaggtctacttGGTCGGTTTAAAAGTCCATTTTTTTATTGGTTTCTTGTAACAAATAACTGTATTGTTTACAAGAAGTCAAACAAAAAATTTACTTGTAAACCGCCCaagtagacctaatattatgtagaaaaggttttaaagagtGGAATGAATATAACAGAAACATAATAGTAAGTAatagtaaagtattttattgcCTTCAATTTGGTATATACAGATAGTACCTATTAATAGCAGGAATCTACCGCTTGCAGCTTCTGACTCTATATCCATTGTCTAAGCAGGTACCTCCATAATATGCGCTCCAGTTCCTCCCACGACGTGTCTTTAGCGGAATCAAGACGCACGATTTTTTTTGCAGAATGTCATAGTACATGTTTGTCGTcaccaaaattaaaattgcactaTTATAGTTTCGAACTTATACACAGGTCCTTTTCATCGCTATTTGCAGTGAGCGCTAACGatggaatttttcatttttctttcgaGAATATCTAAACCTCCCGGCATTTTCTTGAGCactattaaaaattttaaacctccagtggcctattttataaagctacaagttacaatttacaagcggaagtctctttctaaccctatgtgatagagcgagacttccgcttgtaaattgtaagttgtagctttataaaataggccacaggtgttgtaatattgggaggctaatttcCCTATTTTCGTATTTAATGCTTGCTCCATTTTTACTcggttacactttaaaattaatagagaataattatcttatataatttgtttacgAGTTACGACATTTATTTTGGTCTGACAAGTAAACAACAGTTGCTAAGTAACCAacattacaaataaagaaaggtCTTGACAAACTAGGTATGTAACCTTCTCAATGTTGTATTAATGCCTTAAaattgtatcaattttatagtgaCACATGTAATGACGTAGTTTGCATAATCGGAAGTCTGCTTTACgcaatttttctttctttctaaattGACGCCATCATCCGCCATCTTTACTGACGTTAACTATGTTCCGAGTGTCCCCCCCCGGTATAGATTAAATTGATCAtatgaatgatttttttattatgttatctgtgaaaatattttgtttcatttttgtttatatatataaatacaggTTAGCACATTcaataccactaagtgctacgggttacgctcgtagcgcgtagccacggtttcgtcgtatgtagcgcgtagtcgctacgaacagtgtacccgacagtcgggttcttggtgttgaatgtgttaggCAACCCCTACTTGCCAAATTTAGATAAAAACATGCTGAAAACACATGAAAACAAGAAGAAAATAGTGGAAATAGCAAGTATGCCAACATACGCAGAAATATTAAAGTTGACATAGCGACTATTTCAAACGGCACTAAAAACGCACTAATTCCAGTAATCCAGTTAGACTGAAGGGCCGGAACAATCTTCTGCTATCATGTGTGTCACTGTCAAATTAATAATTCAATCGATTTCAATTATATTTACTTTTCAGTAAAATATAATTGCTTTAACTagttttaggtacttataacaaCCATGCAGAAATATGAGAAATTAGAAAAAATTGGCGAGGGAACATACGGCACGGTATTCAAAGCGAAAAACAAAGAAACTCATGAAATAGTCGCCCTGAAACGAGTAAGGTTAGACGACGATGATGAAGGTGTACCATCATCCGCACTGCGGGAAATATGCCTTTTGAAAGAGCTAAAGCACAAAAATATAGTTCGACTCTACGATGTACTGCATAGTGAGAAAAAGTTAACACTAGTCTTTGAACACTGTGATCAGgatttaaagaaatattttgatAGTTTGAATGGAGAGATCGATCTTGATGTAGTGAAATCGTTTATGTACCAGCTGTTGCGAGGATTGGCGTTCTGTCACAGCCACAATGTGCTTCACAGAGACCTGAAGCCTCAAAACTTGTTAATTAATAAGAATGGAGAATTGAAATTGGCAGACTTTGGTTTAGCCAGAGCATTTGGTATTCCAGTGAAGTGTTACTCTGCGGAGGTGGTTACACTCTGGTATAGGCCTCCCGATGTGCTGTTTGGAGCTAAGTTGTACACAACTAGTATTGACATGTGGTCAGCGGGATGTATATTTGCAGAGCTGGCTAATTCTGGCAGGCCCCTGTTTCCTGGTTCAGATGTTGATGATCAACTTAAGAGGATCTTTAAATTACTTGGTAACTACTCCTTGAATTTTATCAGTATGCACAGCACACcatacaaatatttgttttcttATTAGAATCTTACTTGATTTCAGGTACCCCTAATGAAGACACTTGGCCAGGAGTTACCCAGCTCCCTGACTACAAGCCCCTACCAGTGTATCAGCCGAGCCTGGGATTAGCCCAAGTAGTCCCCCGACTGCCAGCTAAGGGTCGGGACCTTCTAGCCCGTCTGCTCACTTGCAACCCGGCACTCAGGATGCCTGCTGATGATGCCATGGCCCATGCTTACTTCCACGACTTGAATCCATCAGTAAAGAATGACAGATGTTAACAATCAATACATCCATACAAATGTACCTCTGAATTATTAGTTTCTAATAAGAATACAGAGGTACAAGAGTGTTGTGATGATGAAAAAAAGAATTGAACAATCAGACTGTAGTTGTGGGTAGTTTTGGTGTTTTAGTAATAAAAATGTGATGCCAAAAGTCTTGTCTTACGACAGACAGAGCTATTTATTAGGTGTGGACAGGGAAACTTAGTAATGATctcaataaaataatgaaattgatgttagtaatatttaatatatacatTTCGATTTTTATCTTTGTAATATAAACAAGAGTAATAGAAAAAACAATTGTCaggttaaatattaaattaagatTACAGTTCATCCTTTTGTATACCTATTCATATTCAATTAATGTATTTGCATTTACATTCAAATATACTGAATCATTGGGATAtctgatattattatttaaatattacaaattttgtACTTTAATTTTGTGTTAAGtaccataatattttttacaacagTAGTTTGTAAGGCAAATTATGGTCTTAAATTGACATTAGACTTCataaatatttgtaaatattaAGCTGTTTGTAATATCTTGACTGATATTccttttaacccttaaatgcatgattttttgtattacttcaaaaaaaatcaaatagatCAGTAATGTTGGATAGAATCAgggaaaaataaagaaaaaaatcatagtaattaaaaaacatacattttatcaaaaaaaagcCTTGATGCATATATACATCACTATGCATTAGCGTCTAAACATTACTAAGCGTCTGAAGATTACTAATTTATTGATGAAACTTTGTGAAACAGTTATTTCTTGGATTCAAGCAAAGAGGCACTTTACATTTTGAGCAAGACCAGGTTGTTGTCCCGTTGCAATTAGGTATTTTGCACCTAAGACGAGTATCAATCATAGGCCAGTGATCAAAGCCATCTTTTCTTACATCGACGCTTGGCAGAGGATGACTAGTTCCTTTTTGTTTCTTCGCTTGTAGTCCTTGTTCGATGGAAGCGTTACTTGGACGTCCTCTTTTGATGCCGTAAGTTAATCCAATATTGCAAAGGACATCAGCCAATTCATTGCGAAATTGCCCAAGGTTCGGTAGTTGTTTTGTTGGAACATCCTTTGCAATGCAattctttttcattaaaatcCAGGAATTTATTACCGCCAAGTCCAAAAGGTGATAAAATAAACGCAAGTACCATTTACGGCTTTTGACCCTGATACGATAGCGGCCTAAATAGCTATCCATTAGGTCCACACCACCCATATGTATGTTATATTCTTGCACAATTTTTGGACAAGGTATTTCcactttttgtttttgttttttgtcatAACGTGCGGAAATTCCCATCGGCTCGGAACCAATGTAGTCAGATAAAAGCGTAACTATCTTGTTATCTTTCCACGCCGTCACCGAAAAGTCAATTCCGTCAAAGTGCGTAATCCTCTCTTCATGTGTTCCCCTTGGAACTGATGCCTTCAACATCTCTTTTTTATCCGGTAGACGACAGTTTGGAAGTCTATTTTGCTGCACGGTGCCAACGCAGTGTATTCCTTGTTTTGCCAGATGATAAACCAGAGGCAATGAAGTGTAGAAGTTGTCGAAGAATACTATGTGATTTCTCATTCTCGGAATCACCCTGGCTAAACGTAAGACTACATTGTTTGTTTTTCCCAGGTCCGGCTCGCCTGCGGGTCTATCTTTCTTTTCTTGCCCGGAATAAACTTCAAAACGGTATGCGTAACCCATAAGACTACACAAAACGAAGAGCTTATATCCCCATTTATGAGGTTTATTAGGTAGATATTGTTTGAGGAAGTGGCCGATTTTGGTAGAGCACATTTGCTCGTCTACAGAGAGACGTTGGTCCATTGGTATTGATGAAAACTTTTCATTTAGATGTTCTATTACTGGTCTTATTTTGTGTAAGCGGTCGTGATCTGGGTGCTCTCTTGTCAAATGTTTTGTGTTATCATTGAAATGCAGTAAACTTCGTATCCGCTCAAATTTATTTACTGGCATAACGCTTTTCACAGGCTCGTAACCGTATTTTTCATGCCAATAAGCCCGCACACTTGGGAATTGTTGGAcagacataaataaaataatacctataaatTGTTGGACGTCTTTAGGTGTTATATTCTGCGAACGAGCCGGGTCTTTTTGACATGAATATAGATTTGATTCATCAGAAATTTGTTGGAGAAAATCTGGTGTAAAGAAATAATTAAAGCATTGATATGGCGTATCAAGATCTTGTATTGTTCTGTCGGTGGATTCAATGATGTCGGAATCAGGTGTTATTTTAGTTTCGTCGTAAGACATATGGCCTACTTTCCAAATAAGCTTCCGTTTGTCGAAATGTTGATTATCATGCCTATCTTCAACAAGTGGTGGATCGCTATCATCCTGTTCAGTATCAGCAGTACGTTCTTCGTGCGTTCCACGACTACCGTCAAAAGCTTCCTCATCCAGTAAGTCTCTCAAAATTTCTCTAGCATCGGTGTAAAATAAATCCTCATCATCATTCTCGTCATCCAAGCCATCCTCAGACACGTTGCCATCTTCTAACGCAGCCAATAATTGTTCGATATCCCTATCTTGTAGCCGTTTCGCCATCCTAACAAAaaatagaaaacgccaataaTTGTATTTGCAAAACTAAGCTTAGTACtaaaaaacgtaatttttgGGGAATTTTCTTTGAAactattgttttctttttaattattgaccctaaaaaatagtcattaatatcattaattaattatagtcagtcaacctttaggctaAGCAGAGAGGTTGAGGGCAGTGCTttatagtttgaaaaaaaaaactggttatttttaaattaaaaatataaaaaggtgGCAAAGTTAAAACACCTATTTTCATTTCGTTTCACCTTTGTTAAAAGCATAAATTAGGTAGATCGACTAAAGATGATGAAATCTGACGATTTAACATTGTTTAATTTTTGTTATTGGCAAATTTGCGAAATTATAAGAAATAAGGTGGATTACTTCATGGAAAAGAACTGCGAAAAGCCACTTCTAGAAAAGGTGCCTATTTTTTCAAATGTATTAAGTACTTGTTTTATTCTTTTATTATTAACATCACatagttatattttttgtttgtagcaaatgttgtttaatttattacagGTCAACAGTATCAAACAATCAATCTTTAGATTGTGGCTTCCTGATTGTATATTATGCCAATTGTTATACGATGTTCTCCCAATTTGGATAATCGATCTAaaagaagaaaatataatattaataggaGACCTGTGTAAATGTGGGCACAATAATAATTTAGCACATTACAATGACATAGAACGATATCTGCCCGATCTTTTTTGTGTAAGATGTGCCAGGCCTCTATTTAATTTAGAAGTAAAGTCGTAAATTATAGCATATGGTTGTTTTATTAACTACATGACTGTGACTAGAgtcaataatattatattaaagcGTCACACTCAACTGACGCTGCCAATTTCCAATACCACGGATGCCaatttataagaaaataatATCTAAAACTTCTCAATAGTTATTCAAATAACGAAATAATACAGTGAATTCTATTAGGACCGATTTTGCATGGTGATGTATTTACGCATCACATATAAAACACTTATTTTTAGAAAACAGTACTATTATTATCAAACCTGTTAATAATATACCTTCCACTTACTTTATTTCCTTTTCAGAAACAATTATTCCTTCCagtgtttttaattatttgttaatGAAATTTAAACTTGAAAATTTCGTGGCGATCAGTTTTGCAACTTACGCGCCAAAGTTTGTAAATATgataatacagaaaaaaaaataatcaaaagttTATGGATGCGTTCAAAATCTACTACGTAAATgtcacatttatttaaaaaaagtaataaacgtTATATTAAATATCTGAATATTGAGCCACGAGCCATCAAACATGTGATGTATATATACATcactatgcatttaagggttaatgtACTTTTACGGAACTAAAATTAACATTTATCTTAATTGTTAAATACAATTTagtgtaataatttttttttaacatatgaTATAAATTCCATGTCAATTTACTTATTTCTTAATTTCCAGTGTTTTATCCAGTTCAGAGGACAAGATGTCACACACAAAGTCACTTAATTCTTCACTAATCTCTTTCATGTTAGATGTCATAGAGGCTTTATAACTCATTGAACTTTCAATGCTTTCTGAGGTCTTGGAAGAGGTGCTAGTGAGCTCTGACATTTCAGACTTAGTCATTCTAGAATGACAAGCTTTTTCAGACATAGCAGCATGTGATTTTTCAAACTGTTGTTCATGTGATTCCTCTAATTTTGTCAATGTTTTATCAAAGAGATCAAATTTTTCTTCTGATGTCTCACTCAATTTTGCAAATGTATGTTCCAATACTTCACCAGATGTAGACATGGCTGCACTTGCGCTTCCACCAGATGCTGAAGTAGTTGCTCTTGATTTGTCCATTTTCTGTTCCACTATTTCTGTTTTTGACAATGCTGATTTTTCAGTTTTATCACACTTTTCATCTGAAGCTAATGCAACCGCACTTGCCTTAGCAAATGTTTGTTCCAACATTTCAGAAGTGTTCTTTCCAACTTGGCAAGCTTTCAGTTTGTCCTGCTCTACCTTTTCTTTCTTTTCAACTACTATTTCAGAGCTATCTGAAGCAGCTTCCCGAAGTAATTCAGGttttaataatagacaacaATGGTCCTCCTTTAACATGATTTGTGTATTCTTTTTATTAACACCTACATTCTTCGATTCAGCAGACCTGTCTTTTTGGTCTGTGTTAATAACTGATTTAGTTGCTTCTTCCTTTAACGGACATGATTTACATAACGTTATCGGCACAATTTGTTCATTTTTAGGCAATTCTTTCGACTTATTCGCTACTACTGTTAGCACACCATCGGACGACAACTTTGAAATAACGTCTTCCGGCATACAATTGCTTGGTAAGGCATAACGTCTCGTAAAATGCCTTGAAACGAAACCATGTTCGTCCTTCCTCTCTTCATGCCTTCCTTCGACGATAatttgcttgtttgccacttTAACACTTAATTCATCAGGTCGAAAATGCTGCACGTCCAATGTTACCTTGAATGATTCCATTTCGTTGTTTATTGTAGAGCCGAATTCTTTATCGAAGCTTTGCGTGTTTAATTTCCATGGCCTGTAGTAGTTTTTGTGGGTGGTGTAGAAAGGGAATAGGAAGTCATGTGGAGTGAGGCACATTCCGAAATTTTGGTCGAATAACCGGGAGGGCCACGGCGAAGGCGGGAAGGCCATTTTGATCGCTAAACAAACAACAGCGTCGAGCAATGCGTTCTAAAGTGCACTGGGGGAATATACGTCGTGCCAAATGCTTTTAAACCCTGGCACTTCCTATTTGTTTCCTACATTTGCTAAGGTTGCCCCTCATCTGAAAGAGCGATATATTTATCGAACAGAAACTAGTATTTATGAATATCAGGTAACAGGTTCCAGAGAACTTTAGGCAGGCTGTACGCTTGGTTGCCACTTGTTGACGGTTAAGGACTTGAATGTGTGCCTTTAAGCACCGACTACTAAAATAAGGTATGATAAAATATCGGTTTATTGTTCATATCGAATACCTACATTTTCCACTATTGGATGTCCATTTTCAGAGGAAAAGTCCCGGATTGGTCTTCCAATTGTAATCCCAACCGGTAACAATTataccttattttattatataggaggcaaacgaacacacgaatcgcctgatggtaagaaattgccgtcgcccatggacacctgcaacatcaAAGGAGTTGAAGGTGCGTTGCCGGCATTTATGGAAgcacgtacctacctatatag
This window contains:
- the LOC134671900 gene encoding cyclin-dependent-like kinase 5, translating into MQKYEKLEKIGEGTYGTVFKAKNKETHEIVALKRVRLDDDDEGVPSSALREICLLKELKHKNIVRLYDVLHSEKKLTLVFEHCDQDLKKYFDSLNGEIDLDVVKSFMYQLLRGLAFCHSHNVLHRDLKPQNLLINKNGELKLADFGLARAFGIPVKCYSAEVVTLWYRPPDVLFGAKLYTTSIDMWSAGCIFAELANSGRPLFPGSDVDDQLKRIFKLLGTPNEDTWPGVTQLPDYKPLPVYQPSLGLAQVVPRLPAKGRDLLARLLTCNPALRMPADDAMAHAYFHDLNPSVKNDRC
- the LOC134672222 gene encoding heat shock protein 67B1-like, with the translated sequence MAFPPSPWPSRLFDQNFGMCLTPHDFLFPFYTTHKNYYRPWKLNTQSFDKEFGSTINNEMESFKVTLDVQHFRPDELSVKVANKQIIVEGRHEERKDEHGFVSRHFTRRYALPSNCMPEDVISKLSSDGVLTVVANKSKELPKNEQIVPITLCKSCPLKEEATKSVINTDQKDRSAESKNVGVNKKNTQIMLKEDHCCLLLKPELLREAASDSSEIVVEKKEKVEQDKLKACQVGKNTSEMLEQTFAKASAVALASDEKCDKTEKSALSKTEIVEQKMDKSRATTSASGGSASAAMSTSGEVLEHTFAKLSETSEEKFDLFDKTLTKLEESHEQQFEKSHAAMSEKACHSRMTKSEMSELTSTSSKTSESIESSMSYKASMTSNMKEISEELSDFVCDILSSELDKTLEIKK